In Streptomyces chartreusis NRRL 3882, the following are encoded in one genomic region:
- a CDS encoding glycoside hydrolase family 3 N-terminal domain-containing protein produces the protein MTLREKAGQLNQRMYGWDAYRRTPDGGFELTDALYAETERFAGLGALYGLLRADAWSGVGHATGSGAEDGAELAHLVQRHVVERSRLGIPALFVEEVPHGHMALDGTVLPVNLAVGATWDPGLYERAAAHAAAELRARGGHVALVSALDIARDPRWGRTEECFGEDPYLAARLTEALVRGMQGAPAEYVPADKAPVVLKHFAGQGATVGGRNSAESELGLRELHEIHLPAARAGVRAGAAAVMAAYNEVDGLPCSGNRALLHELLRERWGFQGLVMADGLAVDRLARITGDKVSAGALALNSGVDLSLWDEGFTHLETAVERGLVSEAALDEAVARVLRLKFRLGLFEDPYRTCPLPPPAVGRHVSTAVARAAVTLLRNDDGVLPLSTATVSRIAVLGPHADTVAHQLGDYTAPQRPGTGTSVLDGLRGLAPAGIDIRHARGCALTGGDLSGIPEAIAQAAACDVAVLVLGGSSARSAGTEFDANGAARTAVSEMTCGEGVDLAGLRLGDAQYALLEAVVATGTPTAVVLIQGRPHVVPDTAATLLTAFYPGPWGGAAIAEVLLGLAEPVGRLPVSVPRSAAQLPVYYNHKDTEYGGYVDDRAEPSYSFGHGLSYTSFAYGPPRLSGHGVEADITNTGRRPGRSVAQLYLRRLRTPVWPRTLELHGFRAVDLAPGETRTVTFPLGADLAAAVPPGTVVEFRVAESARAALTAVPTQSFTAPEETPL, from the coding sequence ATGACTCTGCGCGAGAAGGCCGGCCAGCTCAACCAGCGGATGTACGGCTGGGACGCCTATCGCCGCACTCCCGACGGCGGCTTCGAGCTCACCGACGCCCTGTACGCCGAGACCGAGCGCTTCGCCGGACTCGGTGCGCTGTACGGACTGCTGCGTGCCGACGCCTGGTCCGGGGTCGGCCACGCCACCGGATCCGGCGCCGAGGACGGCGCCGAACTGGCCCACCTCGTCCAGCGCCACGTCGTCGAGCGCAGCCGGCTCGGCATCCCGGCCCTGTTCGTCGAGGAGGTGCCGCACGGGCACATGGCCCTCGACGGCACGGTCCTGCCCGTCAACCTGGCGGTCGGCGCCACCTGGGACCCCGGGCTGTACGAGCGGGCCGCCGCCCATGCCGCCGCCGAACTGCGCGCCCGCGGCGGGCATGTCGCCCTGGTCTCGGCCCTCGACATCGCCCGTGACCCGCGCTGGGGGCGGACCGAGGAGTGCTTCGGCGAGGATCCGTACCTGGCCGCCCGGCTGACCGAGGCGCTGGTGCGCGGCATGCAGGGCGCACCCGCCGAGTACGTCCCCGCCGACAAGGCCCCCGTCGTCCTCAAGCACTTCGCCGGGCAGGGCGCCACCGTCGGCGGCCGCAACTCCGCCGAGTCCGAGCTCGGGCTCAGGGAGCTGCACGAGATCCACCTCCCCGCCGCCCGTGCCGGGGTCCGGGCCGGAGCCGCCGCCGTCATGGCCGCCTACAACGAGGTCGACGGCCTGCCCTGCTCCGGGAACCGTGCCCTGCTCCACGAACTGCTCCGAGAACGCTGGGGCTTCCAGGGGCTCGTCATGGCGGACGGACTGGCCGTGGACCGGCTGGCCCGGATCACCGGGGACAAGGTCTCGGCAGGAGCCCTCGCGCTCAACTCCGGTGTGGATCTGAGCCTGTGGGACGAGGGCTTCACGCATCTGGAGACGGCGGTCGAGCGGGGTCTGGTGAGTGAGGCCGCTCTCGACGAGGCCGTGGCGCGCGTCCTGCGGCTGAAATTCCGCCTGGGACTGTTCGAAGATCCCTACCGCACCTGCCCGTTGCCGCCCCCGGCCGTCGGGCGGCACGTGAGCACCGCCGTCGCCCGCGCCGCCGTCACCCTCCTCCGCAACGACGACGGCGTGCTGCCCCTGTCCACGGCGACCGTCTCCCGTATCGCCGTCCTGGGCCCGCACGCCGACACCGTCGCCCACCAACTGGGCGACTACACCGCCCCGCAACGGCCCGGCACCGGCACCAGCGTCCTCGACGGGCTGCGGGGGCTCGCCCCGGCCGGGATCGACATCCGCCATGCCCGGGGCTGCGCCCTCACCGGCGGCGACCTGTCGGGCATCCCCGAGGCGATTGCCCAGGCCGCCGCCTGCGATGTCGCCGTGCTGGTGCTGGGCGGCAGCAGCGCGCGCTCCGCCGGGACCGAGTTCGACGCCAACGGGGCCGCGCGCACCGCCGTGTCCGAGATGACCTGCGGCGAGGGCGTCGACCTGGCCGGGCTGCGGCTGGGCGACGCACAGTACGCGCTCCTGGAGGCCGTCGTCGCGACGGGGACGCCGACAGCGGTCGTGCTGATCCAGGGCCGCCCGCACGTCGTGCCCGACACGGCGGCGACGCTGCTCACCGCCTTCTACCCCGGCCCGTGGGGCGGTGCGGCGATCGCCGAAGTGCTGCTCGGACTCGCCGAGCCCGTCGGCCGGCTGCCGGTCTCCGTGCCCCGTTCCGCGGCCCAGCTCCCCGTCTACTACAACCACAAGGACACCGAGTACGGCGGCTACGTGGACGACCGCGCCGAGCCGTCGTACTCCTTCGGGCACGGACTGTCGTACACGAGCTTCGCGTACGGTCCGCCGCGGCTGTCAGGGCACGGTGTCGAGGCCGACATCACCAACACGGGCCGGCGCCCTGGCCGTTCCGTCGCCCAGCTCTATCTGCGCCGGCTGCGGACCCCCGTCTGGCCGCGCACGCTGGAACTGCACGGATTCCGGGCCGTCGACCTGGCGCCGGGCGAGACCCGCACCGTCACGTTCCCGCTCGGCGCCGACCTCGCCGCCGCCGTTCCGCCCGGCACGGTGGTCGAGTTCCGCGTCGCGGAATCCGCGCGGGCGGCCCTGACCGCCGTACCGACTCAGAGCTTCACGGCCCCCGAGGAAACCCCCTTGTAG
- a CDS encoding BadF/BadG/BcrA/BcrD ATPase family protein, with translation MGNELNQERQGASSLVIGIDAGGTRTRAVLAAADDGRPVGEGAAGPGNALTVPLPQLTEHLAEAIGRAVPEPVRGRVVAVAGGFAGATDAAADEPGRRNALAALTAALCSLGIDAGPPVIGSDIEAAFASAPGTPADGLALVAGTGAVAMRITGRRGTATVDGDGWLLGDDGSGFWIGRAAVRAALRMADGRGAPTALAEKVGRELGVPADALPGGASGGVAGGAVRRLSPDVVPGTGESASGDGQHEAVPPVAGPTAAGGRSAGPGRSGGGGVAGGRPAGPGETPVAGVATGGAGSGEGAPRDGGHEAVPPVAGPTPAGERPTGSGQTGASRAAGGGSAGPGRADVAGAAGERSAGPGESGVAGAAGGRSAGPGETPAAGGVSGAAGSVEGASRDGRPEGVPPVDGSATGGERPAGTPQAGVAGGAGGGSVDPRQTGVSGGPVQTGVGGGVAGSPAVGRRPLPPHDHVHWSRPHREAYRRHVLPAVMAEAPIRLARLAPLVVAAARDAEDPVALAILDEAADHLTETVRALEPSPGERVVATGGLLGPDGPLTDRLAARLHALGLTLDWVPDGCRGAVALARLAHGGRT, from the coding sequence ATGGGTAATGAATTGAACCAGGAGCGTCAAGGCGCCTCGTCTCTGGTGATCGGTATCGACGCGGGCGGCACACGGACCCGTGCGGTGCTGGCGGCGGCGGACGACGGACGCCCGGTGGGCGAGGGCGCCGCCGGGCCGGGCAACGCCCTGACCGTGCCGCTGCCGCAGCTCACCGAGCACCTCGCCGAGGCCATCGGGCGGGCCGTGCCGGAGCCGGTCCGGGGCCGGGTCGTGGCCGTGGCCGGCGGTTTCGCGGGCGCGACGGACGCCGCCGCCGACGAGCCGGGGCGGCGCAACGCCCTGGCCGCCCTCACCGCCGCCCTGTGCAGCCTGGGCATCGACGCCGGCCCGCCGGTCATCGGCAGCGACATCGAGGCGGCCTTCGCCTCCGCCCCGGGCACACCGGCCGACGGTCTCGCCCTGGTGGCCGGTACGGGCGCGGTCGCCATGCGCATCACCGGACGCCGTGGCACCGCCACCGTGGACGGCGACGGCTGGCTCCTCGGCGACGACGGCAGCGGTTTCTGGATCGGCCGCGCGGCGGTACGGGCCGCGCTGCGCATGGCCGACGGCCGGGGCGCGCCGACCGCGCTGGCGGAGAAGGTGGGGCGAGAACTCGGAGTCCCGGCCGACGCGCTGCCCGGCGGGGCGTCCGGCGGCGTGGCCGGTGGCGCGGTACGCAGACTGTCCCCCGACGTGGTCCCGGGCACCGGGGAGAGCGCCTCGGGGGACGGGCAGCACGAGGCGGTGCCGCCGGTGGCCGGGCCGACCGCCGCGGGTGGGCGGTCGGCGGGCCCCGGGCGATCCGGAGGGGGCGGGGTCGCGGGTGGGCGGCCGGCTGGTCCGGGGGAGACCCCGGTGGCTGGGGTCGCTACCGGTGGCGCCGGGTCTGGGGAGGGCGCGCCGCGTGACGGGGGGCATGAGGCGGTGCCGCCGGTGGCCGGGCCGACCCCCGCGGGGGAGCGGCCGACGGGTTCGGGGCAGACCGGAGCAAGTCGGGCCGCAGGCGGAGGGTCGGCGGGCCCGGGGCGGGCCGATGTGGCCGGGGCTGCCGGTGAGCGGTCGGCTGGGCCGGGGGAGTCCGGTGTGGCCGGGGCTGCGGGCGGGCGGTCGGCCGGGCCGGGGGAGACCCCGGCGGCCGGGGGCGTGAGCGGCGCGGCCGGGTCTGTGGAGGGCGCGTCGCGTGATGGGCGGCCTGAGGGTGTGCCGCCGGTGGACGGCTCGGCCACTGGGGGTGAGCGGCCGGCGGGGACCCCGCAGGCCGGAGTGGCCGGAGGTGCGGGCGGAGGGTCGGTGGACCCGAGGCAGACCGGTGTGTCCGGGGGCCCCGTGCAGACCGGCGTGGGCGGAGGTGTGGCCGGTTCTCCGGCCGTGGGGCGGCGGCCCCTTCCGCCCCACGATCACGTCCACTGGTCCCGCCCGCACCGCGAGGCCTACCGCAGGCATGTGCTGCCCGCCGTCATGGCCGAGGCCCCGATCCGGCTGGCACGGCTCGCGCCGCTGGTCGTCGCGGCGGCCCGGGACGCCGAGGACCCGGTCGCCCTGGCGATCCTCGACGAGGCGGCGGACCACCTCACGGAGACCGTGCGGGCGTTGGAGCCGAGTCCCGGGGAGCGGGTGGTCGCCACCGGCGGGCTGCTCGGACCCGACGGGCCCCTCACCGACCGCCTCGCAGCCCGCCTCCACGCCCTCGGCCTGACCCTCGACTGGGTCCCCGACGGCTGCCGGGGCGCCGTCGCCCTGGCCCGTCTCGCCCACGGCGGCCGTACGTGA
- a CDS encoding glycoside hydrolase 5 family protein, which produces MVIDAFTQGKPRPEEDPIPTLRFGVNYTPRRGWFHSWHDFDPKHAREDLDQIAALGLDHVRVFHLWPLLQPNRTLIRTAAVDQLAHLVDLAAEAGLDVLVDGVQGHLSSFDFYPEWTRSWHHRNVFTDPEAVAAQAELMRTLGRALADRPNLIGLQLGNELNNLVEHNPVTPDEVDHYLDTLLAATREHLPRGRLATHSAYDAAWYGDDHPFTPQASARKGDVTTVHPWVFSGDCARRYGPRSPQVLHLAEYGTELAKAYAEDPARPVWVQETGAPEPHVPAADAPEFARATVRNAAGCEGLWGVTWWCSHDVDRSLADYPELEYTLGLFDARGGAKPIATALAETVAEVRAGHHPARPRDTALVLDCTPSTRSVSGPGGAYFDAWMALRTEGVRPAVVLAARVDDAAYLAARGIKEVVRVP; this is translated from the coding sequence ATGGTGATTGATGCATTCACCCAGGGCAAGCCTCGACCCGAGGAGGATCCCATCCCTACGCTCCGCTTCGGCGTCAACTACACGCCCCGCCGCGGCTGGTTCCACTCCTGGCACGACTTCGACCCGAAGCACGCCCGCGAGGACCTGGACCAGATCGCCGCGCTCGGCCTCGACCACGTCCGGGTCTTCCATCTCTGGCCGCTCCTCCAGCCCAACCGCACACTCATCCGCACCGCCGCCGTGGACCAGCTGGCGCACCTGGTCGACCTGGCGGCCGAGGCAGGTCTCGACGTCCTGGTGGACGGCGTGCAGGGCCATCTGTCCAGCTTCGACTTCTACCCGGAGTGGACCCGCAGCTGGCACCACCGCAACGTCTTCACCGACCCGGAGGCCGTCGCCGCCCAGGCCGAGCTCATGCGGACCCTCGGCCGCGCCCTCGCCGACCGCCCCAACCTCATCGGCCTCCAGCTCGGCAACGAGCTCAACAACCTGGTCGAGCACAACCCGGTGACCCCGGACGAGGTGGACCACTACCTCGACACCCTGCTGGCCGCCACCCGCGAGCACCTGCCCCGGGGCCGGCTCGCGACCCACTCCGCCTACGACGCCGCCTGGTACGGCGACGACCACCCCTTCACTCCTCAGGCATCGGCCCGCAAGGGTGACGTCACCACCGTCCACCCCTGGGTGTTCTCCGGCGACTGCGCCCGCCGCTACGGCCCCCGTTCCCCGCAGGTGCTGCACCTCGCCGAGTACGGCACGGAACTCGCCAAGGCCTACGCCGAGGACCCGGCCCGCCCGGTCTGGGTCCAGGAGACCGGCGCCCCGGAACCGCACGTCCCGGCGGCCGACGCGCCCGAGTTCGCCCGGGCGACCGTACGGAACGCGGCCGGGTGCGAGGGCCTGTGGGGCGTGACGTGGTGGTGCTCCCACGACGTGGACCGCTCGCTGGCCGACTACCCGGAACTGGAGTACACGCTGGGCCTGTTCGACGCGCGGGGCGGCGCCAAGCCGATCGCGACCGCCCTCGCCGAGACGGTCGCCGAGGTCCGCGCGGGGCACCATCCGGCCCGCCCCCGCGACACGGCCCTCGTCCTCGACTGCACACCGTCCACGCGTTCCGTGTCCGGGCCGGGAGGCGCGTACTTCGACGCGTGGATGGCCCTGCGCACCGAGGGCGTCCGCCCGGCGGTGGTCCTGGCGGCCCGGGTGGACGACGCCGCGTACCTGGCGGCGCGCGGCATCAAGGAGGTCGTACGGGTGCCGTAG
- a CDS encoding glycoside hydrolase family 3 protein — MSADPAGLPVDLDEAAHRCLVAGFDGTTGVPDELKRLVDRGLGGVILFTRNVRDAEQVRRLTGELRALRPDLLVGIDNEGGGIGHLVGAGAPEVPGSFALGVADDPGLTARCADALAGHLASLGITVSYAPVADLQHHPRNPIVRTRSFGAEPVLAARHLRAWIAATERRGVASCAKHFPGHGGTETDSHHGIAVDPRPYDELRADLEPFRAAVGAGVPMLMSAHVVFPALDPERPATLSRRILGDLLRHELDFDGVLVSDALEMKAIADRYGEAAGARIALAAGADQVIVAVPDLEVTLACRDAVLGALGSGVLPEERLREAAGRVRRLAERYAAPAGAVGGWDAGAGLEAARRAVRGGPVPAAVRGAHVVDLFPPPHPALNWGGEDLLTAVRAVDPAATGTAVSGEPADPAALVAEILGTAGDAPLVVATCDAGLHPWQERLRAALLARRPDAVRVDTGLPEGGALCSYGRGRVNLRAVSEVLAGG; from the coding sequence ATGTCCGCAGATCCCGCCGGCCTTCCCGTCGACCTCGACGAGGCCGCCCACCGCTGTCTCGTCGCGGGCTTCGACGGGACGACGGGTGTCCCGGACGAGCTCAAGCGGCTCGTCGACCGGGGGCTCGGCGGGGTCATCCTCTTCACCCGCAACGTGCGGGACGCGGAGCAGGTGCGGCGGCTCACCGGGGAGCTGCGCGCCCTGCGGCCGGATCTGCTCGTGGGCATCGACAACGAGGGCGGCGGGATCGGGCACCTGGTGGGTGCCGGCGCTCCCGAGGTGCCCGGGTCCTTCGCGCTCGGTGTCGCCGACGACCCCGGACTGACCGCCCGGTGCGCCGACGCCCTCGCCGGGCATCTGGCCTCGCTCGGCATCACGGTCTCCTACGCGCCGGTCGCCGACCTCCAGCACCATCCGCGCAACCCGATCGTGCGCACCCGCTCCTTCGGTGCCGAGCCGGTGCTCGCCGCCCGGCATCTGCGGGCCTGGATCGCCGCCACCGAGCGGCGGGGCGTCGCCTCCTGCGCCAAGCACTTCCCCGGCCACGGCGGCACCGAGACCGACAGCCATCACGGCATCGCGGTCGACCCGCGGCCGTACGACGAACTGCGGGCCGACCTGGAACCGTTCCGGGCGGCCGTCGGCGCGGGCGTGCCGATGCTCATGAGCGCGCACGTCGTCTTCCCGGCGCTGGACCCCGAGCGGCCCGCCACCCTGAGCCGGCGCATCCTGGGCGATCTGCTCCGCCACGAGCTGGACTTCGACGGGGTCCTGGTCAGTGACGCGCTGGAGATGAAGGCCATAGCCGACCGCTACGGCGAGGCCGCCGGGGCGCGGATCGCCCTCGCGGCGGGGGCCGACCAGGTCATCGTGGCCGTGCCGGACCTGGAGGTCACCCTGGCCTGCCGGGACGCGGTGCTCGGCGCGCTGGGCTCCGGCGTGCTGCCCGAGGAGCGGCTCCGGGAGGCCGCCGGGCGGGTGCGGCGGCTCGCAGAGCGGTACGCGGCTCCGGCCGGGGCGGTCGGCGGCTGGGACGCGGGGGCCGGGCTGGAGGCGGCCCGCCGGGCCGTCCGCGGCGGCCCGGTGCCGGCGGCCGTGCGGGGCGCCCACGTCGTCGACCTGTTCCCGCCGCCGCACCCCGCGCTCAACTGGGGCGGCGAGGACCTGCTGACGGCAGTGCGCGCCGTCGATCCCGCGGCCACGGGCACCGCGGTCAGCGGGGAGCCGGCGGACCCGGCCGCCCTGGTGGCGGAGATCCTCGGCACGGCCGGTGACGCGCCGCTGGTCGTCGCCACCTGCGATGCCGGGCTGCACCCCTGGCAGGAACGGCTGCGCGCCGCCCTGCTGGCCCGGCGGCCCGATGCCGTACGGGTCGACACCGGGCTGCCGGAGGGCGGCGCGCTGTGCTCCTACGGGCGCGGGCGGGTGAATCTGCGGGCCGTCTCCGAGGTGCTGGCGGGCGGCTGA
- the msrB gene encoding peptide-methionine (R)-S-oxide reductase MsrB, whose protein sequence is MPYDVEKPDEQWRAELTPGEYAVLRQAATEPAFTGEYTDTKTRGVYSCRACGAELFTSDTKFESHCGWPSFFDPKDTDAVELIEDRSHGMVRTEVRCARCGSHLGHVFEGEGYPTPTDQRYCINSIALRLAPEEA, encoded by the coding sequence ATGCCGTACGACGTCGAGAAGCCGGACGAGCAGTGGCGCGCGGAGCTGACGCCGGGCGAGTACGCGGTCCTGCGCCAGGCGGCCACGGAGCCCGCCTTCACCGGTGAGTACACCGACACCAAGACGCGGGGCGTCTACTCCTGCCGCGCCTGCGGGGCGGAGCTGTTCACCTCGGACACGAAGTTCGAGTCGCACTGCGGCTGGCCGTCCTTCTTCGACCCGAAGGACACCGACGCGGTGGAACTGATCGAGGACCGTTCCCACGGCATGGTCCGCACGGAGGTGCGCTGTGCGCGCTGCGGCTCCCACCTCGGACACGTGTTCGAGGGTGAGGGATATCCGACGCCCACCGACCAGCGGTACTGCATCAACAGCATCGCGCTGCGACTGGCGCCCGAGGAGGCCTGA
- the murC gene encoding UDP-N-acetylmuramate--L-alanine ligase — MAPGLPTAMDRPHFIGIGGAGMSGIAKILAQRGAVVAGSDAKESATAEALRALGVTVRIGHAAEHLADDASCVVVSSAIRQDNPELARAAELGIPVVHRSDALAALMEGLRPIAVAGTHGKTTTTSMLAVSLSELGLKPSYAIGGDLDAPGSNAQHGEGEIFVAEADESDRSFHKYAPEVAIVLNVELDHHANYASMDEIYESFETFVDRVTEGGTLVIAADHEGARELTRRVAGRGVRVVTYGESQDAGVRILSVVPQGLKSQVTVVLEGEELTFTVSVPGRHYAHNAVAALAAGVALGVPAEELAPALAAYTGVKRRLQLKGEAAGVQVIDSYAHHPTEMTADLEAMRGAAGDARILVVFQPHLFSRTQELGKEMGQSLALADASVVLDIYPAREDPVPGVTSELIIEAARAAGADVTPVHDKADVPAVVAGMAKPGDLVLTMGAGDVTDLGPRILDRLSN, encoded by the coding sequence ATGGCACCCGGCCTTCCCACCGCCATGGACCGACCGCACTTCATCGGCATCGGTGGGGCCGGGATGTCGGGGATCGCGAAGATCCTCGCGCAGCGCGGGGCCGTCGTGGCGGGCAGTGACGCCAAGGAGTCGGCGACGGCCGAGGCGCTGCGGGCGCTGGGCGTGACGGTGCGCATCGGGCACGCCGCGGAGCACCTGGCCGACGATGCCAGCTGTGTGGTCGTGTCGTCGGCGATCCGGCAGGACAACCCCGAGCTGGCCCGCGCGGCCGAGCTCGGCATCCCCGTCGTGCACCGCTCCGACGCGCTCGCCGCCCTGATGGAGGGGCTGCGCCCGATCGCGGTCGCCGGTACGCACGGCAAGACGACCACGACCTCGATGCTGGCGGTGTCGCTGAGCGAACTGGGCCTGAAGCCGTCGTACGCGATCGGCGGGGACCTGGACGCGCCCGGCTCCAACGCGCAGCACGGCGAGGGCGAGATCTTCGTCGCCGAGGCGGACGAGTCGGACCGCAGCTTCCACAAGTACGCGCCCGAGGTCGCGATCGTCCTCAACGTCGAACTCGACCACCACGCCAACTACGCGTCGATGGACGAGATCTACGAGTCGTTCGAGACGTTCGTGGACCGCGTCACCGAGGGCGGCACGCTGGTGATCGCGGCCGATCACGAGGGCGCGCGGGAGCTGACCCGCCGGGTCGCGGGACGCGGCGTGCGGGTGGTGACGTACGGCGAGTCGCAGGACGCCGGCGTGCGCATCCTGTCGGTCGTGCCGCAGGGCCTGAAGAGCCAGGTCACCGTGGTGCTGGAGGGCGAGGAGCTGACCTTCACGGTCTCCGTGCCCGGCCGCCACTACGCGCACAACGCGGTGGCCGCGCTCGCGGCGGGTGTGGCGCTCGGCGTCCCCGCCGAGGAGCTGGCTCCCGCGCTGGCGGCGTACACGGGCGTGAAGCGGCGGCTCCAGCTCAAGGGCGAGGCCGCGGGTGTGCAGGTCATCGACTCCTACGCGCACCACCCCACCGAGATGACCGCCGACCTGGAAGCCATGCGCGGCGCGGCGGGCGACGCCCGGATCCTGGTCGTCTTCCAGCCGCACCTCTTCTCGCGGACGCAGGAGCTGGGCAAGGAGATGGGCCAGTCCCTGGCCCTGGCGGACGCCTCGGTCGTGCTGGACATCTACCCGGCCCGTGAGGACCCGGTCCCCGGCGTGACCAGCGAGCTGATCATCGAGGCGGCCCGGGCGGCGGGCGCGGACGTGACGCCGGTGCACGACAAGGCGGACGTGCCCGCCGTGGTCGCGGGAATGGCGAAGCCGGGGGATCTCGTTCTCACCATGGGAGCGGGCGACGTCACCGACCTCGGCCCGCGCATCCTGGACCGTCTGTCGAACTGA
- a CDS encoding pyrimidine reductase family protein has translation MRRLFPVTDETAAPDPGGRPAEAARDGAGREWSLAELAAAYAYPAAGPGGPLPWLRANMVCTLDGAAQHDGRSQPISSATDMRIFGTLRALADVVVVGAQTVRQEGYRPARARAEFAEAREAAGQGPAPAIAVVSASLDLDFSLPLFTSPLVPTLILTGASAAPDRVAAAEKAGARVVTAGDGIGVDPARAVQALAALGHTRLLTEGGPRLLGQLVAAGVLDELCLTVSPMLTAGDAQRIAGGPAVTVPQRFRLVSMLEEDGFLYTRYGRS, from the coding sequence ATGCGACGTCTGTTCCCTGTGACCGATGAAACAGCAGCTCCGGACCCGGGCGGGAGGCCCGCGGAGGCGGCTCGTGACGGGGCCGGACGGGAGTGGAGTCTGGCCGAGCTGGCCGCCGCGTACGCCTATCCCGCGGCGGGGCCCGGCGGGCCGCTGCCGTGGCTGCGCGCCAACATGGTGTGCACGCTGGACGGGGCCGCCCAGCACGACGGCCGTTCGCAGCCCATCTCCAGCGCGACCGACATGCGGATCTTCGGCACACTGCGGGCGCTGGCGGACGTCGTGGTCGTCGGCGCGCAGACGGTGCGCCAGGAGGGGTACCGGCCGGCACGCGCGCGTGCCGAGTTCGCGGAGGCGAGGGAGGCGGCCGGGCAGGGCCCCGCACCCGCGATCGCGGTGGTCTCCGCCAGCCTGGACCTGGACTTCTCGCTTCCACTGTTCACCTCGCCCCTGGTGCCCACCCTGATCCTCACGGGGGCCTCGGCCGCCCCGGACCGGGTCGCCGCCGCCGAGAAGGCGGGCGCCCGGGTGGTCACCGCCGGGGACGGCATCGGCGTGGATCCGGCCCGGGCCGTCCAGGCCCTCGCCGCCCTCGGCCACACCCGGCTGCTGACCGAGGGCGGCCCGCGGCTGCTCGGGCAGCTGGTGGCGGCCGGTGTGCTCGACGAGCTGTGCCTGACCGTCTCCCCGATGCTCACCGCCGGCGACGCGCAGCGCATCGCAGGGGGGCCCGCCGTCACGGTGCCGCAGCGCTTCAGGCTGGTGTCGATGCTGGAGGAGGACGGCTTCCTGTACACGCGGTACGGGCGGTCCTGA
- the zapE gene encoding cell division protein ZapE, producing the protein MTDAAPLSLCAREPHVPADRLVAEMVPPPRFDSVRFSTYIPDPNQPSQTEAVRVLEGFAAGLGGTADSGRRRLFGFGRAPKKAPAGPRGVYLDGGYGVGKTHLLASLWHATPAEPARKAFGTFVELTNLVGALGFQQTVQTLSGHRLLCIDEFELDDPGDTVLVSTLLGKLVDAGVALAATSNTLPGKLGEGRFAAADFLREIQGLSAHFRALRIDGEDYRHRGLPEAPPPYSDEQVTTAAHATEGASLDAFSPLLEHLARVHPSRYGALTDGIKAVCLTGVRPVPDQSTALRLVVLADRLYDREVPVLASGLPFDQLFSEEMLNGGYRKKYFRAISRLTALARDAAKLANSR; encoded by the coding sequence ATGACCGACGCGGCCCCGCTCTCCCTGTGCGCGCGTGAGCCGCACGTACCCGCGGATCGGCTGGTCGCCGAGATGGTGCCGCCGCCGCGGTTCGACTCGGTGCGTTTCAGCACGTACATCCCCGACCCGAACCAGCCGAGCCAGACGGAGGCCGTCCGGGTCCTGGAGGGCTTCGCGGCGGGTCTGGGCGGGACGGCCGACTCGGGCAGGCGGCGGCTGTTCGGCTTCGGCAGGGCGCCGAAGAAGGCCCCGGCCGGCCCGCGCGGCGTCTACCTCGACGGCGGTTACGGCGTCGGCAAGACCCACCTGCTGGCGTCCCTCTGGCACGCCACCCCGGCCGAGCCCGCCCGCAAGGCGTTCGGCACCTTCGTGGAGCTGACCAACCTGGTCGGCGCCCTCGGGTTCCAGCAGACCGTCCAGACCCTGTCCGGCCACCGCCTGCTCTGCATCGACGAGTTCGAGCTCGACGACCCCGGCGACACCGTCCTGGTCTCCACCCTGCTCGGCAAGCTCGTCGACGCGGGCGTCGCGCTCGCCGCCACCTCCAACACGCTGCCCGGCAAGCTCGGTGAGGGCCGGTTCGCCGCGGCCGACTTCCTGCGCGAGATCCAGGGCCTGTCGGCCCACTTCCGCGCCCTGCGCATCGACGGCGAGGACTACCGCCACCGCGGCCTGCCCGAGGCGCCGCCGCCGTACTCCGACGAACAGGTGACCACCGCGGCGCACGCCACCGAGGGCGCCTCACTCGACGCGTTCTCGCCCCTCCTGGAACACCTGGCCCGGGTGCACCCCAGCCGGTACGGCGCCCTGACCGACGGAATCAAGGCCGTCTGCCTCACCGGCGTGCGGCCGGTTCCCGACCAGTCGACGGCACTCCGGCTCGTCGTCCTCGCGGACCGGCTCTACGACCGTGAAGTGCCCGTGCTGGCCTCCGGCCTGCCCTTCGACCAGCTCTTCAGCGAGGAGATGCTGAACGGCGGCTACCGCAAGAAGTACTTCCGGGCCATCTCCCGGCTCACCGCCCTGGCCCGCGACGCGGCCAAGCTGGCGAACTCCCGGTAA